A section of the Brassica napus cultivar Da-Ae chromosome C9 unlocalized genomic scaffold, Da-Ae chrC09_Random_51, whole genome shotgun sequence genome encodes:
- the LOC125595133 gene encoding NAD(P)H-quinone oxidoreductase subunit 1, chloroplastic-like has product MIIYATEVQTINSFLRLESLKEVYGLIWIFVPIFSLVLGIITGVLVIVWLEREISAGIQQRIGPEYAGPLGILQALADGTKLLFKEDLRPSRGNTPLFSIGPSIAVISILLSYSVIPFSNHLVLADLNIGIFLWIAISSVAPIGLLMSGYGSNNKYFLGGLRAAAQAISYEIPLTLCVLSISLLSNSLSTVDIVEAQSKYGFWGWNLWRQPIGFIIFLISSLAECERLPFDLPEAEEELIAGYQTEYSGIKFGLFYVASYLNLLISSLFVTVLYLGGWNISIPYISMLELFEKDQILEQQLVSLLH; this is encoded by the exons atgataatttatgCAACAGAAGTACAAACAATAAATTCTTTTCTTAGATTGGAATCTTTAAAAGAGGTCTATGGACTCATATGGATATTTGTCCCTATATTTTCTCTTGTATTGGGAATCATAACTGGTGTACTAGTAATTGTGTGGTTAGAAAGAGAAATATCTGCAGGGATACAACAACGTATTGGACCTGAATACGCCGGCCCGTTAGGAATTCTTCAAGCTTTAGCCGACGGGACAAAACTACTTTTCAAAGAAGATCTTCGTCCATCTAGAGGAAATACTCCTTTATTTAGTATTGGACCATCTATAGCAGTTATCTCTATTTTACTAAGTTATTCAGTAATTCCTTTTAGCAATCACCTTGTTTTAGCGGATCTCAATATCGGTATTTTTTTATGGATTGCCATCTCAAGTGTTGCTCCGATCGGACTTCTTATGTCAGGATATGgatcaaataataaatattttttaggtGGTCTGCGAGCTGCTGCTCAAGCGATTAGTTATGAAATACCATTAACTCTATGTGTTTTATCAATATCTCTAC TATCTAACAGTTTAAGTACAGTTGATATAGTTGAGGCACAATCAAAATATGGTTTTTGGGGATGGAATTTGTGGCGTCAACCTATAggttttatcatttttctaatttcttCCCTAGCAGAATGCGAGAGGTTACCTTTTGATTTACCAGAAGCGGAAGAAGAATTAATAGCAGGTTATCAAACTGAATATTCCGGTATcaaatttggtttattttatgttGCTTCTTatctaaatctattaatttccTCATTATTTGTAACAGTTCTATACTTAGGCGGTTGGAATATTTCTATTCCGTATATATCTATGCTGGAGCTATTTGAAAAGGATCAAATTTTGGAACAACAATTGGTATCTTTATTACATTAG